One window of the Pempheris klunzingeri isolate RE-2024b chromosome 10, fPemKlu1.hap1, whole genome shotgun sequence genome contains the following:
- the nr0b1 gene encoding nuclear receptor subfamily 0 group B member 1 has protein sequence MATLEGCHCRGASGRNNNSILYNILKSDGVASTEEQHHHQQQHPQQQDKLQHLFHKTSSSSAAAPDAQQELRHQACSCGSTRRRGILRSPQVTCKAASAVLVKTLRFVKNVPCFRELPEDDQLMLVRSGWAPLLVLGLAQDRVDFETTETVEPSMLQRILTGVPDRQSEVLAGQSRGAAGVSVVDIEAIKAFLKKCWRVDISTKEYAYLKGAVLFNPDVEGLRCLHYIQYLRREAHQALNEHVRLIHREDATRFAKLLIALSMLRAISPLVVAQLFFRPVIGAVNIEEVLMEMFYGK, from the exons ATGGCCACGCTGGAGGGCTGCCACTGTCGGGGTGCCAGCGGCCgaaacaacaacagcatccTCTACAACATCTTGAAGAGTGACGGCGTTGCGAGCACCGAGGAGCAACATCACCATCAACAGCAACATCCTCAGCAGCAAGACAAGCTGCAGCACCTGTTCCAtaagacctcctcctcctccgccgccgCGCCAGACGCGCAGCAGGAGCTCCGGCATCAGGCTTGTTCCTGCGGCTCGACGCGGCGCAGAGGGATCCTCCGCTCCCCGCAGGTGACGTGCAAAGCCGCGTCGGCGGTTCTGGTGAAGACGCTGCGCTTCGTGAAAAACGTCCCGTGTTTTCGGGAGCTGCCGGAGGACGACCAGCTGATGTTGGTCCGCAGCGGATGGGCGCCCCTGCTCGTGCTGGGACTCGCACAAGACCGGGTGGACTTTGAGACCACGGAGACCGTGGAGCCCAGCATGCTGCAGCGCATCCTCACGGGTGTACCGGACCGGCAGAGCGAGGTGCTGGCCGGCCAGAGCAGGGGAGCGGCCGGCGTGTCTGTGGTGGATATCGAAGCTATCAAAGCCTTCCTGAAGAAGTGCTGGCGCGTAGATATCAGTACGAAAGAGTACGCGTATCTGAAAGGAGCTGTGCTGTTCAACCCAG ATGTGGAGGGTTTGCGCTGCCTCCACTACATCCAGTACCTGCGTCGGGAGGCGCACCAGGCTCTGAACGAGCACGTCAGGCTGATCCACCGGGAGGACGCGACGCGGTTCGCCAAACTGCTCATAGCTCTGTCCATGCTGAGGGCCATCAGCCCGCTGGTGGTCGCTCAGCTCTTCTTCAGACCGGTTATTGGGGCTGTCAACATCGAGGAGGTGCTCATGGAGATGTTCTACGGGAAGTAG